Genomic window (Subtercola endophyticus):
GCCGGATGCAGCGCGGGGTTCTCGCGGCGCAACGAGATGAGCTGCTTCGTGAACTCGAGCAGCTCGGTGTCGGCCCCGGCCCAGTCGAACCACGAGATCTCGTTGTCTTGGCAATAGGCGTTGTTGTTGCCGCCCTGCGTGCGGGCGATCTCGTCGCCGCCCAAGATCATCGGCACACCGGCCGAGAGCAGAAGCGTGGCCAGAAAGTTGCGGCGCGCGAGGTCACGGCGCTGGCACACGGCCTGGTCGTCGGTGGGGCCTTCTGCTCCGCCGTTCGACGACTTGTTGTCGCTCTCGCCGTCGTTGTTGTCTTCGCCGTTCGCCGCGTTGTGCTTCTGGTTGTACGAGGTGAGATCGGCCAGGGTGAACCCGTCGTGAGCGGTGACGAAGTTGATGCTCGACAGCGGGGAGCGGCGGTCGGCCTCGTAGACGTCGGGGCTGCCGAGCACACGCTGCGAGAGCGTGCCGAGAATGCCGTCGGTGCCGAGCCAGTAGTCGCGCACGTCGTCACGGAACTTGCCGTTCCACTCGGACCAGTCGGCCGGAAAACCGCCGACCTGATAGCCCGCCGTGTCCCACGGCTCGGCGATCATCTTCACCGGCGCGAGCACCGGGTCTTGCGCGATGAGCGTGAGAAAAGCGCTGTGCAGCTCGGCTTCGCCGCCTTGCCGGGTGAGCGTGGTGGCGAGGTCGAAGCGGAATCCGTCGACGTGCATCTCGGTCACCCAATAGCGCAGCGAGTCCATGATGAGGCCGAGAGCGGTCGGGTGCGAGACGTTCAGGCTGTTGCCCGTACCGGTCGTGTCGAAGTAGTTGGCACGGTCATCCTGAACCAGGCGGTAGTACGCCTCGTTGTCGATGCCCTTGAACGACAGCGTCGGGCCCAGGTGGTTGCCCTCGGCGGTGTGGTTGTACACCACGTCGAGAATCACCTCGAGGCCGGCCGCGTGCAGCGACTTCACCATGGCTTTGAATTCGGCCACCTGGCCTCCGCCGTCGCCGGCTGCGGCGTAGTCGCCGTGCGGGGCGAAGAAGCCGATGCTGTTGTAGCCCCAGTAGTTGCGCAGGCCCTTCTCGAGCAGGTGCGAGTCTTGTACGAACTGCTGCACCGGCATGAGTTCGACGGCGGTGACGCCGAGGTCGGTGAAGTACTTCACTGCTGCAGGATGCCCGAGGCCGGCGTACGTGCCCCGAATCTCTTCTGGCACCTCCGGGTGCAGCTTCGTGAACCCCTTCACGTGCGTCTCGTAGATGATCGTCTCCGACAGCAGCGTGCGCGGAGCGACATCGGCGCCGCCCTCGTTCCAGTCGAACGACGGGTCGGTGATGACGCAGCGCGGCATAGAAGACGCCGAATCGCTGTCGTCACGCTCGTCGGGGTTGTTCATGTCGTGACCGAACAGCGCCTGGCCCCAGTCATAGTCGCCCTCGATGGCGGTGGCGTGCGGGTCGAGCAGCAGCTTGTGCTTGTTGTGGCGCAGGCCGTTCGCCACATCCCACGCGCCGTCGACGCGGATTCCATAGCGAGTACCGATGCCGGCGCCGGGCACGATGCCGTGAAAGACGTGACCCGTTCGCTCGGTGAGGCGCGTGGCGGTCTCGGTT
Coding sequences:
- the glgX gene encoding glycogen debranching protein GlgX is translated as MPAPEPRSLPYPLGVTLLDGAISFAVYSETADSVDFCAFADDGTETATRLTERTGHVFHGIVPGAGIGTRYGIRVDGAWDVANGLRHNKHKLLLDPHATAIEGDYDWGQALFGHDMNNPDERDDSDSASSMPRCVITDPSFDWNEGGADVAPRTLLSETIIYETHVKGFTKLHPEVPEEIRGTYAGLGHPAAVKYFTDLGVTAVELMPVQQFVQDSHLLEKGLRNYWGYNSIGFFAPHGDYAAAGDGGGQVAEFKAMVKSLHAAGLEVILDVVYNHTAEGNHLGPTLSFKGIDNEAYYRLVQDDRANYFDTTGTGNSLNVSHPTALGLIMDSLRYWVTEMHVDGFRFDLATTLTRQGGEAELHSAFLTLIAQDPVLAPVKMIAEPWDTAGYQVGGFPADWSEWNGKFRDDVRDYWLGTDGILGTLSQRVLGSPDVYEADRRSPLSSINFVTAHDGFTLADLTSYNQKHNAANGEDNNDGESDNKSSNGGAEGPTDDQAVCQRRDLARRNFLATLLLSAGVPMILGGDEIARTQGGNNNAYCQDNEISWFDWAGADTELLEFTKQLISLRRENPALHPAWFRQAPEDGGDDTVVIDRSDAEGFSAEDWKNPDARSIAFVLEHEGADSFALLLNAAANGVEFQVPSAPGAEWELALSSDPGQQVEGEVTTLIVAGTSFTLLRSRT